GATATTTTTGAATATTTCATTACTATCTTAAGTAAAGATTATTTGCATCAGACGCTCCACAAAAAACTACAACTTGCCCAAAAGATTATCACCACCATTGAGCGGCTGGACAACCCCCTAACCAAGGATCTACTCTTCCAGCGGGCATCCGATATATTAAAAATTCCAGTCTCATCCCTGAAAAACTCTACTCTGGCGAGCCCGCAACGTACCCCCAGAAAGCTACCCGATATTCCTGCTGAACCTGAAGAATCAGAGCAACCACAGGACCAAAGACTAGAAAAAGCCCTGTTTTTCGCTATAATGGGAGATATTACGCTTTTGAATGATGATAATGCGGTATATTTATTAGAATATTTGCCGAGCCCATTTAATAAAATATTAGCGCGGCTCAGAGAGGCACAAAGAATATGCTCATCGCTCAACTTTATTCAGTTTTTTGATATGTTAAACCCCAAAGAGCAACAATTCATTAGCAAGCTACTCATGAATCAAGAACAAGAGACATCCCCTGAAGAATTCGACCAGCTTCTTACAAAACTACAAAAAAAGAATTGGAAGCTCATCGTGCAAAATATGAAAATCAAAATTGCACAGGAAGAAGAGTACGCAAATAAAGAAAAGATTGAAAAAATAATTCAAGACTTTTTAGCCTTAAAGAGAAAAATAGTTCACAAGAATCTTATTTAAAAATTAAAGATCATTGTATGAAAAAAACAAATAAAAACGAAACGCCTGCACCAGTAGTAACCGAAAAAACTACTACCACCAACTTAGATCTTAAAAAAGAGCTTATTAACGAACTCATTGACCATGGAAAACAGAATGGCTTTCTTGCATATGAAGAAGTAATCGAATTCTGTGATCGAACAAACCTGTCTGAAAAAGAGACGAGTGAACTCCTTTCTCGCATTGAACGATCTCATATCGAACTCATTACTCAAGAAGAGATGGAGCAAAAAAACATCCATGAAGATGATGAGGATGACCTTGGTGAGAAAGCATTACAGAACCCTCTGAATCTCGAAGATGAATTTGAAGAAGAAGATGAGGAAGAAGAGAGCGACGAAGATGATGATAAAAAGAAAGTTGCACGGGCTGACACTGCGGCGCACATTAGTGATGCAGTAAAGTGTTATCTACGCGATATCGGCAAAATACCACTTCTTAATAAAGAAACAGAAACCGTAATTTCTAATATGATCGCAAAAAGCAAGCGCGATTGTATCGAAATCATTTCTCGATTTCCATTTATCCATAAAGAATTTCTCTCTATCGGAGAACGTCTTTCTAAAGATTCTTTGATTTTAAAAGACCTCATTCAATTCTCTCAATTTGACGAAGAAAACCTTCCAAAAATCGAAGAAGAAAAGAAAAACATCATAAAAATGATCAACACCATAAAAACGTTGATCTTAAATGAAGAAAAGATTTATGCAAAATATCGAGGTCAACTGGTCACCAAACAGGACCGCGATGCAATGCTTGGAGAAATCAAAGATAATAAACAGGAAATTGGTAAAAAGATTCAAAGCATAAAGCTTTCTAATAAATTAATCAGAAAGCTTGGAAAACGTATTGAAAAATACCTGAATAAAATCCAAGAAAAAGAAACGATTGCGCGAGAATCTACTCAAGTTTTAGAAGATCTTAAAAAAATCGAAAATCCAAACGAAGCCGAGTTAGAAGCAATACAAGAGCATGAAAGAAACATGCGCTCTGCCAACAAGTTAATCAAAAAACTTGAAGTTGAAGTTGGACTTCCAAAATCAGAGATCACTGTTCTTTATCATCAATTCGCAACCGCTCAACAAAATGATAAACGTGCAAAAGACAACCTTGCTAAAGCAAACTTGCGCCTTGTTGTTAATATTGCAAAAAAATTCGTTAACCGCGGGCTACACTTTCTTGATCTGATCCAGGAAGGTAACATCGGGCTTATGAAAGCAGTAGAAAAATTTGAGTTTGAACGTGGTTATAAATTCTCAACATATGCAACCTGGTGGATTAAGCAGGCAATCACTCGCGCTATCGCTGACCAGTCGCGTACTATTCGCGTACCGGTGCACATG
The DNA window shown above is from Candidatus Babeliales bacterium and carries:
- the rpoD gene encoding RNA polymerase sigma factor RpoD; translated protein: MKKTNKNETPAPVVTEKTTTTNLDLKKELINELIDHGKQNGFLAYEEVIEFCDRTNLSEKETSELLSRIERSHIELITQEEMEQKNIHEDDEDDLGEKALQNPLNLEDEFEEEDEEEESDEDDDKKKVARADTAAHISDAVKCYLRDIGKIPLLNKETETVISNMIAKSKRDCIEIISRFPFIHKEFLSIGERLSKDSLILKDLIQFSQFDEENLPKIEEEKKNIIKMINTIKTLILNEEKIYAKYRGQLVTKQDRDAMLGEIKDNKQEIGKKIQSIKLSNKLIRKLGKRIEKYLNKIQEKETIARESTQVLEDLKKIENPNEAELEAIQEHERNMRSANKLIKKLEVEVGLPKSEITVLYHQFATAQQNDKRAKDNLAKANLRLVVNIAKKFVNRGLHFLDLIQEGNIGLMKAVEKFEFERGYKFSTYATWWIKQAITRAIADQSRTIRVPVHMVETLNKINKIRRTFVQEHGREPSHTELAKELNLDEKKIKNIIKISKEPISLETPVGDGEDAYLKDFIKNENDFSPSDTVANNDLKERVRKVLKTLTPREEKVLKMRFGIDVASEHTLEEVGKDFSVTRERIRQIEVKALRKLRHPSRSKKLKTFFDKEIDEISEDLDDPIE